In Oxyura jamaicensis isolate SHBP4307 breed ruddy duck chromosome 23, BPBGC_Ojam_1.0, whole genome shotgun sequence, a single window of DNA contains:
- the HDAC1 gene encoding histone deacetylase 1 yields the protein MKPHRIRMTHNLLLNYGLYRKMEIYRPHKANAEEMTKYHSDDYIKFLRSIRPDNMSEYSKQMQRFNVGEDCPVFDGLFEFCQLSAGGSVASAVKLNKQQTDIAVNWAGGLHHAKKSEASGFCYVNDIVLAILELLKYHQRVLYIDIDIHHGDGVEEAFYTTDRVMTVSFHKYGEYFPGTGDLRDIGAGKGKYYAVNYPLRDGIDDESYEAIFKPVISKVMETFQPSAVVLQCGSDSLSGDRLGCFNLTIKGHAKCVEFVKSFNLPMLMLGGGGYTIRNVARCWTYETAVALDTEIPNELPYNDYFEYFGPDFKLHISPSNMTNQNTNEYLEKIKQRLFENLRMLPHAPGVQMQPIPEDAVQEDSGDEEEEDPEKRISIRNSDKRISCDEEFSDSEDEGEGGRKNVANFKKAKRVKTEEEKEEEEKKEEKEEEKTKEEKPEPKGVKEETKST from the exons ATGAAGCCCCACAGGATCCGGATGACCCACAACCTGCTGCTCAACTATGGTCTCTACAGGAAGATGGAGATCTAT CGCCCTCACAAGGCAAACGCAGAAGAAATGACCAAGTACCACAGCGATGACTACATCAAGTTCCTGAGGTCTATCCGCCCGGATAACATGTCTGAGTACAGCAAGCAGATGCAAAGAT TCAACGTTGGGGAAGACTGCCCTGTGTTTGATGGGTTATTTGAGTTTTGTCAGCTCTCTGCTGGAGGCTCAGTTG CCAGTGCTGTGAAGCTGAACAAGCAGCAGACAGATATCGCTGTGAATTGGGCAGGAGGCCTTCACCACGCGAAGAAGTCGGAGGCTTCTGGCTTCTGTTACGTCAATGATATTGTCCTGGCCATCTTGGAGCTCCTAAA GTATCACCAGAGAGTGCTGTACATTGACATTGATATTCACCATGGGGATGGCGTGGAGGAAGCCTTTTATACCACAGACCGTGTGATGACCGTGTCCTTTCATAAGTACGGAGAATACTTCCCGGGAACAGGAGACCTACGG GACATTGGTGCAGGCAAAGGCAAGTACTATGCTGTCAACTACCCCCTCCGTGATGGAATCGATGATGAGTCCTATGAGGCGATATTCAAGCCG GTGATATCTAAAGTGATGGAGACGTTCCAGCCTAGCGCAGTTGTCTTGCAGTGCGGGTCGGATTCTCTGTCAGGGGACAGGCTGGGTTGTTTCAATCTGACCATCAAAG GTCATGCCAAGTGTGTGGAGTTtgtaaaaagttttaatttgcCTATGCTGATGCTGGGAGGAGGTGGCTATACGATCCGCAACGTGGCTAGATGCTGGACCTACGAAACTGCTGTGGCTTTGGACACTGAAATCCCAAATG AACTTCCATATAATGACTATTTTGAGTACTTTGGACCAGACTTTAAGCTGCACATCAGTCCCTCCAACATGACTAACCAGAACACCAACGAGTATCTCGAGAAGATCAA GCAACGTCTCTTTGAGAATCTGCGCATGCTGCCTCATGCCCCTGGTGTCCAGATGCAGCCAATTCCCGAAGATGCTGTTCAGGAAGACAGTggagatgaagaggaagaagatcCTGAGAAACGCATTTCGA TCCGCAATTCTGATAAGAGAATATCGTGCGATGAAGAATTCTCTGACTCTGAAGatgaaggggaaggagggcgCAAAAACGTTGCCAactttaagaaagcaaaacgtgtgaaaacagaagaggaaaaggaggaagaggagaagaaag aggaaaaagaagaggaaaaaacaaaagaggagaaACCAGAACCCAAAGG GGTGAAGGAAGAGACGAAATCTACCTAA